Part of the Desulfosalsimonas propionicica genome is shown below.
AATTACCCGGGAGAGGACGTTGTTTTGCAGGGAAGCGATAATGCCGGGAAAGCTTATCGAATCAACCCGATGGGCGAGACCATATATTTTGACGGTATAATTATTAAAAACACTATTGGATATGCATTCACCTTATACGGAGCACCAAATTACTATACTATTCGAAGATGTGTTTTTGACGGCCTTGTTCCCCCTGACAGCACAAACAGAAACTATGGCTTTATATTTACATCAGCGGGCGGTGCTACATATTATAACGTGATTCAGGATAATGAATTTAAAAATTGGTATGGAGCCGCCGCCATCGGCAGTCTTTATCAGGACAAAAAATTGTTAATTGAAAATAACTATATCCATACGCCGAAGTCAAAGCCCGCAGATGGCCCTTCGGGCATAGGTGTAACAATGGCTTTTGCATTAAAATCCAGACTTGATTATCTTACCGTTAGAGGCAACGATGTTCAAATGGGAGATGAGAGCAGCGGGATTTTTGATTCATCGGTGAACAATTTCTTCAATGTTGAATATATGGATCTTTGTTTCAATTATTTTAATTGTGATCCAGCCGGTAATAATAGAACTGACCTTATGTTAAACAGTCAAAGTAGTAGCCACGGACCCAACATATACCACAACGTGTATCGGAATACGGTAAGGGGACATGGAGCGCTGTTCAGATTCAGCCCATGCGATCAAGGTCCATTTACTCTCACCAATAATGTTTTCATTTTCGAGAAGAACGAACTTGAAAGAGATTGTGTAACTTACGACAGTAACCTGGAAGGTACGGATGCAGATAACATTATTGACTCCGACGGTCAACTGACTGAAGAATATTCAGAATATGTTGGAACCAGGGGCCATCAAATTCAAGGACAAGAGACTGCAACCCTCTCTGAGGAGGAGCCTCTTCCGTCGCCTGATTTGGAAATACAAGTCAGCAGTCGATAGGATTGTACCCTGCGTTAACGCACTAAAGGCGCACCGAGCTTCCCAGTCATTTCCTCTTTTTTGGACTGCCGGCAAGGTGCGCCTTAAAATAAAGATTAAGATATTTTTCAGCCATTGCCCCGGCTGAGTACTCTTCCTCCACCTTTACCATAGCGGCCCGACCCATCTTGTTCAAAATTTCAGGATTATCTTCAAG
Proteins encoded:
- a CDS encoding Ig domain-containing protein, translated to MTIKHHTLHLIKLVSLTGILLLFVFSGFSFGATEANFPLEITNIKPAGTGEPAIPETNRIFRAYPGIEYNIRAAAIGGVYPYTYELSNKPVGMSIDENTGEITWDNPQSDAGPITLSVTDSEGSTVTADWSIEVTTKGFLFVDNSAAANGDGSLNNPYNSMTNFLTDTLDTGQQSDIVYFRAGTYEMVDHNSSSDHILRIDDNPTNWLNYPGEDVVLQGSDNAGKAYRINPMGETIYFDGIIIKNTIGYAFTLYGAPNYYTIRRCVFDGLVPPDSTNRNYGFIFTSAGGATYYNVIQDNEFKNWYGAAAIGSLYQDKKLLIENNYIHTPKSKPADGPSGIGVTMAFALKSRLDYLTVRGNDVQMGDESSGIFDSSVNNFFNVEYMDLCFNYFNCDPAGNNRTDLMLNSQSSSHGPNIYHNVYRNTVRGHGALFRFSPCDQGPFTLTNNVFIFEKNELERDCVTYDSNLEGTDADNIIDSDGQLTEEYSEYVGTRGHQIQGQETATLSEEEPLPSPDLEIQVSSR